One Luteolibacter flavescens DNA segment encodes these proteins:
- a CDS encoding alpha-2-macroglobulin family protein, which yields MRPTAVLLAGLVTGATAAPRLHVSTTSLTPESTIELVLDRAAADSDRIGKEAKTAWLDIQPAWTGTLFWKEANVLEFRPAGPPALGTTYTFKLTGKHAHLDGSVIPVGELTKLSSEPFQVDYAALLDRYVEDWSPRTAAFFLRFNGDVTPDKAAPFLFYEAEGGKRVAAKTERATFGRLKQPGYMGVSWTERFANRGKAATPRTDLKADTELPNGLIVTPLQPLPAGENWRLSMLAGLPDASGKVKFGADATRHIGTIEQLKVASLNARVVADEPRRIVVDLNAKMPVDLPPSLVKVEPQPKDLRMEVRRDQIHLIGDFSGENTWKVTLDPALTSQDGRALGQQVTRQLTFTPLKPELALPSQDESQLASGNRKYRVQTVNLASVKVRVKRLTGAELIRAQQGYRHYTGMGHDGKAIKPTHVIPYEMLGGETIADLEIPFDTALDTTQPLVLDWDKVLAGDAKPYTLGFPKDPEPVTPEAKAPAAFFVEILGTPKDGIRLAREDRTDSDGDSATAKSPVVQALVQLTDIGLAWKIIDGEARVFAFSCLTGKPLPDVELATYGEDAKGLQQVKTGADGMAVMPREKAARHLEAKLGNDRYSVAYDSTLPTIGLWRFPVRYSWEQTPLEMRRVFLFTDRSLYRPGETVHLKGIVRHQDGNDIKADAVKPAQLVVTDPKNKEILRRDISVSPAGGFDASFELPGETTGYHQVTFEYPDELAKLEEVENWSERSRIQQNATFSLGIRVEEFRRNAFEVTQKIDKPEIGAKTVTLDLKAAYYQGQPVAKGEVETFTTVEETNFYPEKFRDYLFGDHRTQDFSYWYHYFGYRWDDDNGSRRSESESSKGQLTEGGEMRVALKLPDPEFPMAREVSVSSEVTDANRQTLNERTQAVVHPASVYVGISRLDRLVRAGDRIPLGIVAVKPDGEAFDGEVKFSAKLSREVNDQVRLANEEGGTAVRNESRREELSTTELVLSGGKGTEFLLAPQQPGLHQIELRGTDAAGNAFATVTSIHVYGGDEYPWAYEEGVRIKLVPEKKVYLPGETARVLVLSPIEGSALVTVEREKVLRSFMIDLKADKPVIDIPLGDDDAPNAYVSVLVIKGAQDSGRQFKEPQLRLGYCELTVENRRDKLGVTLNVPKDSVLPGQEVELVGSVLLADGKPAANAEVTLYAEDEGTLAVMGYETPDPMAHFYDPRSLRVDCGTTLGHFVAESPEEQSFYNKGFFIGGGDGEYGSMPPALRRDFNPCAGWQPALTTDASGKFTATFKMPDTLTRYRVIAVAHHGTSRFGHTKADLVVNKPLMVEPQAPRFANEGDSLDIRALVQNASEYNGTWKITFTPNPPASDPVAVLAGAETEKTLTLAAGGSATVIFPVDFKNTGEAVFTWKAEPVSLDGAELTPVLATRLADRVESRFQVQYPVPLLRQMNLVKLDNKDANLLKGLDPALLGGRGNLELELSRSRLSEAAGSVDYLLQYPYGCVEQTTSSMMPWLAVEQLRGVVPSFAKYSPQEVKKALQKGVNRLLTMQTSDGGFGYWPGDREAVPWASAYAGLGLILAKEAGAEVPEAAIASLAGHLESGLRGIGATNSPYELENACRATWILAMVERQPAAYINALKNRMADLTPRSRCLLALAAEASGTGDPRAILRDKTKFRLKDDGWMSIQNDHALSLLAWSAVDSESAEATTALDRMIQERNPYGHWQTTWVNGWSLLALATYAENHDESTPATVTLTSADGPQTITLEPGKPAVSFSFPLDGKLALSATSDQTAYVRVKLASKPAIAPQKPVAKNGMEITRFYERVKSDGTTEPLEAAKLGDLVKVTLQVALPTNDSRYLVVEDHLPSIFEAVNNDFASQAANPNAGRTSENDWAISHSELRSDRAVFFYDRIWRAGRTEITYLARCTMEGKAVAPPAKVESMYDPNNTALSASREF from the coding sequence ATGCGCCCTACTGCCGTCTTGTTGGCGGGCCTCGTTACCGGTGCCACCGCCGCACCCCGACTCCACGTATCGACGACGTCACTGACGCCGGAGAGTACGATTGAACTAGTCCTCGACCGCGCCGCCGCCGATTCCGACCGGATCGGCAAGGAGGCTAAAACCGCGTGGCTGGACATCCAGCCCGCGTGGACCGGCACCCTCTTCTGGAAGGAGGCCAACGTGCTCGAATTCCGCCCCGCAGGCCCGCCGGCACTCGGGACGACCTACACCTTCAAGCTGACCGGTAAGCACGCCCACCTCGATGGATCGGTGATCCCCGTCGGCGAGCTGACGAAGCTGTCGAGCGAGCCTTTCCAGGTGGACTACGCCGCGCTGCTCGACCGCTACGTGGAGGACTGGTCACCGCGCACGGCTGCATTCTTCCTGCGCTTCAATGGCGACGTGACGCCGGACAAGGCTGCGCCCTTCCTCTTCTACGAGGCGGAGGGCGGCAAGCGGGTGGCCGCGAAGACGGAGCGCGCCACCTTTGGCCGGCTGAAGCAGCCCGGCTACATGGGGGTCTCGTGGACGGAGCGCTTCGCCAACCGCGGCAAAGCGGCCACGCCCCGGACCGACCTGAAGGCGGACACGGAGCTGCCGAACGGCCTCATCGTAACCCCGCTCCAGCCGCTGCCCGCGGGCGAGAACTGGCGGCTCTCGATGCTGGCTGGTCTGCCGGATGCGAGCGGCAAGGTGAAATTCGGCGCGGACGCCACGCGCCACATCGGCACCATCGAGCAGTTGAAGGTGGCGAGTCTGAACGCCCGGGTGGTGGCGGACGAGCCGCGGCGGATCGTGGTGGATCTCAATGCGAAGATGCCGGTCGATCTGCCGCCGTCGCTGGTGAAAGTGGAGCCGCAGCCGAAGGACCTTCGCATGGAGGTGCGGCGCGACCAGATCCACCTGATCGGTGATTTCTCCGGGGAAAACACCTGGAAAGTCACGCTCGATCCCGCGCTGACCTCCCAGGACGGCCGCGCCCTCGGGCAGCAGGTCACTAGGCAACTGACCTTCACCCCGCTGAAGCCGGAACTCGCCCTGCCCAGCCAGGACGAGAGCCAGCTCGCCTCGGGCAATCGCAAGTACCGCGTGCAGACCGTGAACCTCGCCTCGGTGAAAGTGCGCGTGAAGCGCCTGACCGGTGCCGAGCTGATCCGCGCGCAGCAGGGCTACCGCCACTACACGGGCATGGGCCACGATGGGAAGGCGATCAAGCCGACCCACGTGATCCCCTATGAGATGCTCGGCGGCGAGACGATCGCGGATCTGGAGATCCCCTTCGACACCGCTCTCGATACCACGCAGCCGCTGGTGCTGGATTGGGACAAGGTGCTGGCCGGTGATGCGAAGCCCTACACGCTCGGCTTCCCGAAGGACCCGGAGCCCGTCACCCCGGAGGCAAAAGCTCCCGCTGCGTTTTTCGTCGAAATCCTCGGCACGCCGAAGGACGGCATCCGGCTCGCGAGGGAAGACCGCACCGACTCGGACGGCGACTCTGCAACGGCGAAGTCACCCGTGGTGCAGGCGCTCGTGCAGCTCACGGACATCGGCCTCGCCTGGAAGATCATCGATGGCGAGGCGCGCGTCTTTGCCTTCTCCTGCCTGACCGGCAAGCCGCTGCCCGATGTGGAGCTGGCGACCTATGGCGAGGACGCAAAAGGCCTCCAGCAGGTGAAGACCGGCGCGGACGGCATGGCCGTGATGCCTCGCGAAAAGGCTGCCCGCCATCTGGAAGCGAAGCTCGGCAATGACCGCTATAGCGTGGCCTACGACAGCACCCTGCCGACCATCGGCCTGTGGCGCTTCCCCGTGCGCTACTCGTGGGAGCAGACGCCGCTGGAAATGCGCCGCGTCTTCCTCTTCACCGACCGCTCGCTCTACCGCCCCGGCGAGACCGTCCACCTGAAGGGCATCGTCCGCCATCAGGATGGCAATGACATCAAGGCCGACGCCGTGAAGCCTGCCCAGCTCGTGGTGACGGATCCGAAGAACAAGGAGATCCTTCGCCGCGACATCTCGGTCTCACCGGCCGGGGGCTTCGATGCGAGCTTCGAGCTGCCCGGGGAGACCACCGGCTACCATCAGGTCACCTTCGAGTATCCCGACGAACTCGCGAAACTGGAAGAGGTGGAGAATTGGTCCGAGCGATCCCGCATCCAGCAGAATGCCACCTTCTCGCTCGGCATCCGCGTCGAGGAGTTCCGCCGGAATGCCTTCGAGGTCACCCAGAAGATCGACAAGCCGGAGATCGGCGCGAAGACCGTCACGCTCGACCTGAAGGCCGCCTATTATCAAGGCCAGCCCGTCGCAAAGGGCGAGGTGGAGACCTTCACGACCGTGGAGGAGACGAACTTCTACCCGGAGAAATTCCGCGACTATCTCTTCGGCGATCACCGCACGCAGGACTTCAGCTACTGGTATCACTACTTCGGCTACCGCTGGGACGATGACAATGGCTCGCGCCGCTCCGAGAGCGAGTCGAGCAAGGGCCAGCTCACGGAAGGCGGCGAAATGCGCGTCGCGCTCAAGCTGCCAGATCCCGAATTCCCGATGGCCCGAGAGGTCTCCGTTTCCTCCGAGGTCACGGACGCGAACCGCCAGACGCTGAACGAACGCACGCAGGCCGTGGTTCATCCGGCATCCGTCTATGTCGGCATCTCCCGGCTGGATCGACTGGTGCGTGCCGGGGACCGCATTCCGCTGGGCATCGTGGCCGTAAAGCCGGATGGCGAGGCCTTCGATGGCGAGGTGAAATTCTCCGCCAAGCTCTCGCGCGAGGTGAATGACCAGGTGCGCCTCGCCAACGAGGAAGGCGGCACCGCGGTGCGCAACGAAAGCCGCCGCGAGGAACTCTCCACCACGGAACTGGTGCTGTCCGGAGGAAAGGGAACCGAATTCCTCCTCGCCCCGCAGCAGCCCGGCCTGCATCAGATCGAGCTGCGCGGCACCGATGCCGCGGGCAATGCCTTCGCCACCGTGACGTCCATCCACGTCTATGGCGGCGACGAGTATCCATGGGCCTATGAGGAAGGCGTGCGCATCAAGCTGGTGCCCGAGAAGAAGGTCTACCTGCCCGGCGAAACGGCCCGCGTGCTGGTGCTCTCACCGATCGAGGGCAGCGCGCTCGTGACCGTGGAGCGCGAGAAGGTGCTGCGCTCCTTCATGATCGACCTGAAGGCGGACAAGCCGGTGATCGACATCCCTCTCGGCGATGACGACGCGCCGAATGCCTACGTCTCCGTGCTGGTCATCAAGGGCGCGCAGGACAGCGGGCGGCAATTCAAGGAGCCGCAGCTCCGGCTGGGCTACTGCGAGCTGACGGTGGAGAACCGCCGCGACAAGCTGGGCGTGACTCTGAACGTGCCGAAGGACAGCGTGCTGCCCGGCCAGGAAGTCGAACTCGTGGGCAGTGTGCTGCTCGCCGATGGCAAGCCCGCGGCCAATGCCGAGGTCACGCTCTACGCGGAGGACGAGGGCACGCTGGCCGTGATGGGCTACGAGACGCCGGACCCGATGGCGCACTTCTACGATCCCCGCAGCCTGCGCGTGGACTGCGGCACGACGCTGGGCCACTTCGTCGCCGAGTCGCCGGAGGAGCAGAGCTTCTACAACAAGGGCTTCTTCATCGGTGGTGGTGATGGTGAGTATGGCAGCATGCCCCCGGCCCTGCGCCGCGACTTCAATCCCTGCGCGGGCTGGCAGCCGGCGCTGACCACGGATGCGAGCGGGAAATTCACCGCCACCTTCAAGATGCCGGACACGCTGACGCGCTACCGGGTCATCGCGGTGGCGCATCATGGCACGAGCCGCTTCGGCCACACGAAGGCGGACCTCGTAGTGAACAAGCCGCTGATGGTGGAGCCGCAGGCACCGCGCTTCGCGAACGAGGGCGACTCGCTCGACATCCGCGCGCTGGTCCAGAATGCCTCCGAATACAACGGCACGTGGAAGATCACCTTCACGCCGAATCCTCCCGCCTCCGATCCGGTCGCGGTGCTGGCCGGCGCGGAGACGGAGAAGACGCTGACGCTCGCGGCAGGCGGATCCGCCACGGTGATTTTCCCGGTGGACTTCAAGAACACCGGCGAGGCGGTCTTCACGTGGAAGGCCGAACCGGTCTCGCTGGACGGCGCCGAGCTGACGCCGGTGCTGGCCACCAGGCTCGCGGACCGCGTGGAGTCGCGCTTCCAGGTGCAGTACCCCGTGCCGCTGCTCCGCCAGATGAACCTGGTGAAGCTCGACAACAAGGATGCGAACCTGCTCAAGGGACTCGATCCCGCGCTGCTCGGTGGCCGTGGCAATCTGGAGCTGGAGCTTTCCCGCTCGCGTCTCTCGGAGGCCGCGGGCTCGGTGGACTACCTGCTGCAGTATCCCTACGGATGCGTGGAGCAGACCACATCCTCGATGATGCCATGGCTGGCAGTCGAGCAGCTCCGGGGCGTGGTGCCGAGCTTCGCAAAGTATTCGCCGCAGGAGGTGAAGAAAGCGCTGCAGAAAGGCGTGAACCGCTTGCTGACGATGCAGACCTCGGACGGTGGCTTCGGCTATTGGCCCGGGGATCGCGAGGCGGTGCCATGGGCCTCGGCCTATGCCGGTCTCGGCCTGATCCTTGCGAAGGAAGCCGGGGCGGAAGTGCCCGAGGCCGCGATCGCCTCGCTGGCAGGTCACCTCGAGTCCGGACTGCGTGGCATCGGCGCGACGAATTCGCCGTATGAATTGGAGAACGCCTGCCGCGCCACGTGGATCCTGGCGATGGTGGAACGCCAGCCCGCCGCCTACATCAATGCGCTGAAGAACCGCATGGCGGACCTCACCCCGCGCTCGCGCTGCCTGCTCGCGCTGGCCGCCGAGGCATCCGGCACGGGTGACCCACGGGCGATCCTTCGCGACAAGACGAAGTTCCGCCTGAAGGACGACGGCTGGATGTCCATCCAGAATGACCATGCGCTGTCCTTGCTCGCCTGGTCCGCCGTGGACTCGGAGAGCGCCGAGGCCACGACCGCGCTCGACCGGATGATCCAGGAGCGGAATCCGTATGGCCACTGGCAGACCACTTGGGTGAATGGCTGGTCGCTCCTCGCGCTGGCCACCTACGCGGAGAACCACGACGAGAGCACGCCGGCGACGGTGACGCTGACGAGCGCCGATGGCCCGCAGACCATCACGCTCGAGCCGGGCAAGCCCGCCGTTTCCTTCAGCTTCCCGCTCGATGGAAAGCTCGCGCTTTCGGCGACCTCCGACCAGACGGCCTACGTCCGCGTGAAGCTGGCGTCGAAGCCCGCGATCGCGCCGCAAAAGCCGGTGGCGAAGAACGGCATGGAGATCACCCGCTTCTACGAGCGCGTGAAATCCGACGGCACCACCGAACCGCTGGAAGCCGCGAAGCTCGGCGACCTGGTGAAGGTGACGCTGCAGGTCGCGCTACCCACGAACGACTCGCGCTACCTCGTGGTCGAGGATCACCTGCCCTCGATCTTCGAGGCGGTGAACAACGACTTCGCGAGCCAGGCGGCGAATCCGAATGCCGGACGCACCAGCGAGAACGACTGGGCCATCTCGCACAGCGAGCTGCGCTCGGACCGCGCGGTCTTCTTCTACGACCGCATCTGGAGGGCGGGCCGCACGGAGATCACCTACCTCGCGCGCTGCACCATGGAGGGCAAGGCCGTCGCGCCGCCCGCCAAGGTGGAGTCGATGTACGATCCGAACAATACCGCGCTCTCCGCCTCACGGGAGTTCTGA
- a CDS encoding right-handed parallel beta-helix repeat-containing protein, whose product MNLRALCTLALLSLPLTAADYHLSPTGSDAAAGSEAQPWKTLAHAVPLLAAGDTLHLHAGVYAERLLLSGKSGTAVAPIVIRAWQGAAAAIDGGTLTVPTSGGRAGLVEMKNCNHVHLRGLDIRNYKTTSASSIPTGLLIEGSGSGLKVLDCKVHEIWQSSTTKASNGFGVAVYGNTATAIDGLVIDGNEVHNLRTGQSESLVLNGNVTNFTVSRNHVHHCNNIGIDMIGYEGSAPAAVDRARDGVARDNLVHDIDSAYNPGYGGNFTTGGGDRSAAGIYIDGGTNIIVERNRVYGSNFGIELASEAAGGFTDHIVMRDNLLHHNHKAGIIMGGYDHQRGTTRNCEVRNNTLYRNDTDVSHGGQITLQFYLQDNAFKNNILWASEATGQMVVHYVEGGSAAQRAFSTSNVFDYNLYYYGGSEAAIEFGLNRTGSGGGNQGNTTYSGLAAWRTAVGSDANSAFLNPGFAVATPGATPAAEDFKITPAAAARDRGEPGFVPAAAEKDYFGKSRRANGRVDVGAHEFMTGLQAWRDTHFSLPDGGPPAGNDDDPDADGIRNLVEYSQGMNPTLADLHLAPSGSMAGSVFRFRYRKDAPELTYAVQSSTDLGTWPAATPAEQGDGSGNYWRDFPMAGGNRFVRLSVSP is encoded by the coding sequence ATGAATCTCCGGGCCCTGTGCACGCTTGCCCTCTTGTCCCTGCCGCTCACCGCGGCGGACTACCACCTGAGCCCCACCGGTAGCGATGCCGCGGCGGGCAGCGAGGCTCAGCCGTGGAAGACGCTGGCCCATGCGGTGCCGCTGCTCGCGGCGGGCGATACGCTGCACCTGCACGCGGGAGTGTATGCGGAGCGGTTGTTGCTTTCCGGGAAAAGCGGGACGGCCGTGGCACCCATCGTGATCCGGGCGTGGCAAGGGGCCGCGGCGGCGATCGACGGCGGCACCCTCACCGTGCCGACCAGCGGCGGACGGGCGGGACTGGTGGAGATGAAGAATTGCAACCACGTCCACCTGCGCGGGCTGGACATCCGGAACTACAAGACGACGAGCGCCTCCAGCATCCCGACCGGCCTGCTGATCGAGGGCAGCGGCAGCGGGCTGAAGGTGCTGGATTGCAAGGTCCACGAGATCTGGCAGAGCAGCACGACGAAGGCCTCGAACGGCTTCGGCGTCGCGGTCTACGGGAATACCGCCACGGCCATCGACGGGCTGGTGATCGATGGCAACGAGGTCCACAACCTGCGCACCGGCCAGAGCGAATCGCTGGTGCTGAATGGCAACGTGACGAACTTCACGGTGAGCCGGAACCACGTCCACCACTGCAACAACATCGGCATCGACATGATCGGCTACGAGGGCTCGGCCCCGGCCGCGGTGGACCGTGCGCGGGACGGCGTGGCGCGGGACAATCTGGTCCACGACATCGATAGCGCCTACAATCCCGGCTACGGCGGGAACTTCACCACCGGCGGCGGCGACCGCTCCGCGGCGGGCATCTACATCGACGGCGGCACGAATATCATCGTGGAGAGGAACCGCGTGTATGGGTCCAACTTCGGCATCGAGCTCGCCAGCGAGGCGGCCGGCGGCTTCACCGATCACATCGTGATGCGGGACAACCTGCTGCATCACAACCACAAGGCCGGCATCATCATGGGCGGCTACGATCACCAGCGCGGCACGACCCGGAACTGCGAGGTGCGAAACAACACGCTCTACCGCAACGACACGGACGTCTCCCACGGAGGACAGATCACCCTGCAATTCTACCTGCAGGACAATGCCTTCAAGAACAACATCCTCTGGGCGAGCGAAGCGACCGGACAGATGGTGGTCCACTATGTCGAGGGCGGATCGGCGGCGCAGCGGGCCTTTTCCACCAGCAATGTCTTCGACTACAATCTTTACTATTACGGGGGAAGCGAGGCGGCCATCGAGTTCGGACTGAACCGCACCGGCAGCGGCGGCGGCAATCAGGGGAACACCACCTACAGCGGACTCGCCGCATGGCGCACGGCGGTCGGCAGCGATGCGAACTCCGCCTTCCTCAATCCCGGCTTCGCGGTGGCGACACCCGGAGCCACCCCGGCGGCGGAGGATTTCAAGATCACTCCGGCCGCAGCGGCTCGCGACCGTGGTGAGCCGGGCTTCGTCCCCGCGGCGGCGGAGAAAGACTACTTCGGGAAATCGCGCCGGGCGAACGGACGCGTGGATGTGGGCGCACACGAATTCATGACCGGCCTGCAAGCGTGGCGGGACACGCATTTCAGCCTGCCGGACGGTGGCCCGCCCGCAGGCAATGACGACGACCCCGATGCCGATGGCATCCGCAATCTGGTGGAGTATTCGCAGGGGATGAATCCCACGCTCGCGGACCTCCACCTCGCGCCCTCCGGGAGCATGGCCGGAAGCGTCTTCCGCTTCCGCTACCGGAAGGACGCGCCCGAGCTCACCTACGCGGTGCAGTCTTCCACCGATCTCGGCACCTGGCCCGCGGCGACTCCCGCAGAGCAAGGCGATGGCAGCGGCAACTACTGGCGCGACTTTCCCATGGCAGGCGGGAATCGCTTCGTGCGGCTGTCGGTATCGCCGTGA
- a CDS encoding MBL fold metallo-hydrolase yields MLFRSLCRSAEIGANSYLLDTGKARVVLDAGLHPKHDGLEGLPRYDQLEDGSIDSVVVTHAHLDHIGSLPVLLSRQPQAKAFFSPAAAELSVAMLHNSVNVMQAKRTELGIVEYPLFTHRGIDDLEKVFETRPLERPFEMDSGGTLIGTFHDAGHVLGSTGITMEANGHRVMYTGDVNFEDSTLIKGARFPEEHVDTLIIETTRGDSQRRPDYTRQGEERRLAEAISRTIERRGSVLIPVFAMGKTQEVLTMIHRFKKAGLIPKKTPVFIGGLSTKMTVIYDKYAKGRTRRSDDGFRILEDMDLQAGNRKKAGPIPLNPGAIYCLSSGMMSENTVSNGFARAGFLENPKNALLFVGYADPASPAGHLRMGQTGEKVVLDSRYPAVARKCEMEVFDFSGHSTRDALLDYILKVKPKKVFLVHGDPKATAWFKEQLRIKLPKTEAIIPEPGKDYVLD; encoded by the coding sequence ATGCTTTTCCGCAGCCTTTGCCGCAGCGCCGAGATCGGTGCGAATTCCTACCTGCTCGACACCGGAAAGGCCCGCGTGGTCCTCGATGCGGGACTTCACCCGAAACACGACGGCCTGGAAGGACTGCCACGCTACGACCAGCTCGAGGACGGCTCCATCGACTCCGTGGTGGTGACCCACGCGCACCTGGACCACATCGGCTCGCTGCCCGTGCTGCTGAGCCGCCAGCCGCAGGCAAAGGCCTTCTTCTCCCCGGCTGCCGCCGAGCTCTCGGTCGCCATGCTTCACAATTCCGTGAACGTGATGCAGGCGAAGCGCACGGAGCTGGGCATCGTGGAGTATCCGCTCTTCACCCACCGGGGCATCGACGACCTTGAGAAGGTCTTCGAGACGCGCCCGCTGGAGCGCCCCTTCGAGATGGACTCCGGGGGCACGCTCATCGGCACCTTTCATGACGCCGGTCACGTGCTCGGCTCCACCGGCATCACGATGGAGGCGAATGGCCACCGTGTGATGTACACGGGCGACGTGAATTTCGAGGACTCCACGCTGATCAAGGGCGCGCGCTTCCCCGAGGAGCACGTGGACACCCTGATCATCGAGACCACCCGCGGCGACAGCCAGCGGCGGCCGGACTACACGCGGCAGGGCGAGGAAAGGCGCCTGGCCGAAGCGATCTCCCGCACCATCGAGCGGCGCGGCAGCGTGCTCATCCCCGTCTTCGCCATGGGCAAGACGCAGGAGGTGCTGACCATGATCCATCGCTTCAAGAAGGCGGGGCTGATCCCGAAGAAGACCCCGGTCTTCATCGGCGGCCTCAGCACGAAGATGACGGTGATCTACGACAAGTATGCAAAGGGCCGCACGCGCCGCAGCGACGATGGCTTCCGCATCCTGGAGGACATGGACCTGCAGGCGGGCAACCGCAAGAAGGCCGGCCCCATCCCGCTGAATCCCGGCGCGATCTATTGCCTCTCCAGCGGCATGATGAGCGAGAACACGGTCTCGAACGGATTTGCCCGCGCCGGCTTCCTGGAGAACCCGAAGAACGCGCTGCTCTTCGTGGGCTACGCCGATCCCGCCTCGCCCGCAGGCCACCTGCGCATGGGCCAGACGGGAGAGAAGGTGGTGCTCGACTCGCGCTACCCGGCCGTGGCCCGCAAGTGCGAGATGGAGGTCTTCGACTTCAGCGGCCACTCCACGCGCGACGCCCTGCTCGACTACATCCTGAAGGTGAAGCCGAAGAAGGTCTTCCTGGTCCACGGCGATCCGAAGGCAACGGCGTGGTTCAAGGAACAGCTCCGGATCAAACTGCCGAAGACGGAGGCGATCATCCCGGAACCGGGCAAGGATTACGTGCTCGATTGA
- a CDS encoding SpoIIE family protein phosphatase has product MTSPDSSGFTPEDNERLWLALKASNEGIWDWWVGKTEIHYSRRILEFLECSEGTAPNIFLTPHAEIHADDRDRFSRALVNVLSPSGPELFAIDCRLQTGGGHWRWLRIRGTVVRGRNGEAQRIAGSMIDISLRKQAEAQIEDERHILRSLIDCVPLQVYFKDLDSRFVLVNGQMAEWNGQPSPESVIGKHDRDFFASAHWQEAEADEKEIMASGNAVMEKVEREVREDGKVTWVLTSKFPWFDRTGRVKGTFGVSSDVTELVTAKQAATDLAGELQIRNQAYEEELQLAREIQHALAGSSFPEVSTERASLHFGARYLPISGLAGDFFEVLRISDDSVGMLICDVMGHGVRSALIVAMLRGLLEKQRSSAADPSAFLHGLNNGLHAILDRAGATMFATAFYAVLDLGEGTLRYASAGHPGGIATGPGGVQQLASGKKQKGPGLGLIARADYPAGEIPLKGVHRLLLFTDGILEAENPDGEPFLEKRLMETAGGCHGGTLEELLDLVLNRVLQYSDSHHFDDDVCLLGVEVLPVPATAGC; this is encoded by the coding sequence ATGACCTCGCCGGATAGCAGCGGATTCACCCCCGAGGACAATGAGCGCCTGTGGCTCGCCCTGAAGGCCTCGAACGAGGGAATCTGGGACTGGTGGGTCGGTAAGACGGAGATCCACTACTCGCGCCGCATCCTGGAATTCCTCGAGTGCAGCGAGGGCACCGCGCCGAATATCTTCCTCACCCCGCACGCGGAGATCCATGCGGACGACCGGGACCGCTTCTCCCGCGCGCTGGTAAATGTGCTCAGCCCGTCCGGCCCGGAGCTCTTCGCGATCGACTGCCGGCTCCAGACCGGCGGCGGGCATTGGCGCTGGCTGCGCATCCGCGGCACCGTGGTCCGCGGACGGAATGGCGAGGCTCAGCGCATCGCGGGCTCGATGATCGACATCTCCCTGCGCAAGCAGGCCGAGGCGCAGATCGAGGACGAGCGCCACATCCTGCGCTCGCTCATCGACTGCGTGCCGCTGCAGGTCTATTTCAAGGACCTCGACTCGCGCTTCGTGCTGGTGAACGGCCAGATGGCCGAGTGGAACGGCCAGCCAAGCCCGGAGTCGGTGATAGGGAAGCACGACCGGGATTTCTTCGCCTCCGCCCACTGGCAGGAGGCCGAGGCGGATGAAAAGGAGATCATGGCCAGCGGGAATGCGGTCATGGAAAAGGTGGAGCGCGAGGTGCGCGAGGACGGCAAGGTGACCTGGGTGCTGACGTCGAAGTTCCCGTGGTTCGACCGCACGGGCCGGGTGAAGGGCACCTTCGGCGTGTCCAGCGACGTGACCGAGCTGGTGACCGCGAAGCAGGCCGCGACCGATCTGGCGGGCGAGCTCCAGATACGCAACCAAGCGTATGAGGAGGAACTGCAACTCGCCCGGGAGATCCAGCACGCGCTCGCGGGCTCGTCCTTTCCGGAGGTCTCCACCGAGCGGGCGTCCCTGCACTTCGGCGCGCGCTATCTGCCGATCTCCGGGCTGGCGGGGGATTTCTTCGAGGTGCTGCGCATTTCCGATGATTCCGTGGGCATGCTGATCTGCGACGTGATGGGCCACGGGGTCCGCTCGGCGCTCATCGTCGCGATGCTGCGCGGGCTCCTGGAAAAGCAGCGTAGCAGCGCGGCCGATCCGTCCGCCTTCCTCCACGGGCTGAACAACGGCCTGCACGCCATCCTGGACCGGGCGGGGGCTACGATGTTTGCCACCGCCTTCTACGCCGTGCTCGACCTGGGCGAGGGCACGCTGCGCTACGCCAGCGCCGGCCACCCGGGGGGCATCGCCACCGGACCCGGCGGCGTGCAGCAGCTAGCCTCGGGGAAAAAGCAGAAGGGCCCGGGCCTCGGCCTCATCGCCAGGGCGGACTACCCGGCCGGGGAAATCCCGCTGAAAGGGGTGCATCGCCTGCTGCTTTTCACCGACGGTATCCTCGAGGCGGAGAATCCGGACGGGGAGCCATTCCTGGAAAAACGCCTGATGGAAACCGCGGGCGGCTGCCACGGCGGCACCCTGGAAGAGCTGCTGGATCTGGTGCTGAACCGGGTGCTCCAGTACTCGGACAGCCACCATTTCGACGACGATGTCTGCCTGCTGGGCGTGGAGGTCCTGCCCGTCCCGGCCACGGCGGGCTGCTGA